The Mytilus edulis chromosome 5, xbMytEdul2.2, whole genome shotgun sequence genomic interval TTTACCTTATTGGGTAAGTAAAGACCCATAACAAGTATCCCCTTACAATACATTATTTATCACGTGTGTAAGTTCCAATTAGTTGCCAATTAAATCATGACAACAGATGATGATTAATATCATACCATTGGTTACTATAAATAAACTATAACTTTTATAAAAGctgaaacaaattaaaagaatCAAGCTTCAAGAAATGTTAATTAGTCAATATATgtatcttttaaaaatttataccttcaaatttatcaatttttacgTTTTGAATCTACAACAATATCAAAATGGTAGCGACCTCGACGTGTAGCATAATTAAGAAGCGCCACCTGTTTTGCTGCTGTGTGTGTGGATTTATCTTTGGTTGTGCTGCAACTATTGGTGGCATCGTCGGAATAGTATGGTACTTTCAAAACAGcatatcaaatcatttgaaaaaaaataataatggtaAGTTTCTGATATAACCTCGTCACtttctgtatgtatgtacctgtcctaAATGAGGAACCTATAATTCAGTtgttgtgttaaaaaaaaatcgattaatTTTTGTACGAAATTAGGCCgtaatttttctcgtttgaatgcttttacatttgccatttcggggccttttatagctgactatgcggtatgggctttgctcattgttgaaggccatacggtgatcaataattgttaatttctgtgtcatttggtctcttgtggatagttgtctccttggcaatcatacaacatcttcttttttatatatactcttTAAAAAGAGATGATGTTTGAAAGCATACTTTCATATTTCTATAATACATTAATGAAGTAAGTTTATTATCTTTAATTAGCTCATGCATCAAGGGTATTGACAGATTATTCAGAACAAAATTACGAAAAAGGAAAATCAAGTTACTAGTACTAGTAATTAGAATTTAACGACAAAATTATATTTGGAATGAGAAATGAAACCTTGTTTGATAAAATGTCAAGTTGGCATAGCAAAAGCAATCGGCATATTGCAATTTACGAGACAACTTTTTTTGCCTTTAAGTTTGcattaattttgataataaaaattaaGACCTAAACTTATATCCTAAAGGAAATTACCTTTGAATTAAAATGAAACAACGCATGTCATCCTTTTCCATATCACAAGGACTTAGATTTCCGGTACAGTCACTacaaagttatatttttatatcttccCAGTGAAAACATTTAGTTTGTATTTTCATCTCGTCATAAACGAATTAAAACATGGAACTGTACGCAAACACGACAGAATACAATTTCGACGATCCATGTTATGAAAATGGAAACACtctaaaagaaaaacaaaaactacGATTCGTTGATTATCATGAAAACGACACAAAAACGGCGCCTGTGTCTAAACGTTATAAATTTGTTGGTAACTTGTATGATACCGAAGAAAATTTAAAAGCAGAAAGAGCCACCCGTTCTGTTCGAACATTTAGTTGTTGCTGTTGTTTCCTTGGTTTTACATTAGGATGTGTATTTGCGACTGGCGTCTGTGTCTTggtatattattttgtattgcCTTATTTAGTACCGTCACCAAAAGGTATGTTGCATGgttattatttttcttatttgttattttttacttttagaaCGTTTAGAACTGTACAATTTTTGATTCACCAAATGgatatcttaataaatacggCTCTAGTATGACACGCCTAGAgatcttaatttataaaaatcataacaCGCACCAGACAAATCTCAAAACAATGTAACAACACGTTTACTGATGATTTAAGCCATAATGAGGGTTTCAACATCACAAAATAATTAAACTACACTTTTACTGCTGTTTCAAGTCagataaaaacaatgaaacaacacttTATTAACTGTCTTAAGTCACGCTAAAACCATTAAACAACACTTGTACTTCTGTGTCAAGTCGcacaaaaacaattaaacagCACATGTACAGCAGTGTCGCTGTGAGTGCTTCAACGTAGAgtgattattaaaataaaacgaaTAAGAAATGCATTCTTAACCAAAATCGAAACTATTTGAATAATGACGAACTTATTTAGTAAATATTCTAATCATCTAAAGTCCACTTCATATTTGGCCTGTTGTATCCTGATTTTATTTGCACTGAACTCTTCCTTCCCTACTTCTGTCTCGATAATTGTTGGTATTGTTCATGAAATCGGAGTCAGTATACATACAGTGTTAAAGTATCAAACTTATAAAGGAAACACTTCATCGTATATCCTGTCTGAAAACAGTAACATTGATAATCATAAATACACAATCCTAGGGGGGGTTTAacgaaaaaaacagaaaattgacCACAAATAAAAATTGTCCGATCAAATATGCAATTCATGATAATCTTAATAAAATTCTGTTTAACGGTGGTTTATAATAACCTGACCTATTGGCCTGTCAAGTAATATGATTCATTTACCGTAATAGGCTTTCTTTTTTTTAACGgaatcatgtatatattttttatgttaatatatCCTTTGTGTATCGGCGAATGCACATGAATTATAAATGTTGTCTACGTCTCCCAGATATGTGTACAATATAAATTTCCAAATATTTCTATTAAACCCCATGGATGATAGACTTGTATTTGACTTAATTCCTGTTGTAAAGTCAGCCCCACAAATGTATTAGGAGAAAGCTATTTTCTTGTTATATTGTGTATTCAGGATTCCATTTCGAGTTTTCAGAGTTATAATTCAGACCAGATGTCGAAtgactatttgttttgtttacactcatcttttttattttttttattactgaaaaattattacataaGGATTTTTAATAGtatcaaaaactagtcaaaacatttaccaaatttaatcatcggtacaaggacatcattcgtaaatagcagacatcttatacgttcaggtatttcatatccaatcttttatggtaatattctatacAGAGCACAAAAATTTCGCCAtacacctcaaaagctaaccaaacctttaaacagaaaTTTTTAGAACGGACATAGTTACTATCTTGTTTTAAGATCACTAAAAATGGCATATTTTggaattaatattgattcactcatataGGGCCTTTGCATCGGAAGTAAACACGTGTATTCTAAAACtggttgttggcatgatacggatGCTGAGCGTTTGTTtgttctacattggctaaaggtataggcGGAGGGCtgagatatcacaaaacatgtttttacccaccacatttttgcgcctgtccaaggTCTTTTAATCATTAgtcttgcatgttttatttttattttagttcatttatatgtttgtgAGTTTATTGTGAAGttcatttttactgaactagtactcATTTTAGTTTAGGGACTATCTGATGCCCGCCTCCAGTTGCggtattttctcgctgtgttgaagacccattggtcgCTATGAGCTGTTTTCTGCTgcttggtcgggttgttgtctctttggcaacaAAGAAAGATTATagaatttctttttatattgagtTTAATCCCGTCTACTTTTTTCAGGTACACAACAGATGGGATGTTTAAAAGGCTGGGAACGATACAAAGGGAACTGTTATTTTTTCAGCAAATCTAATATGTCATGGACAGACGCTCAGGTTAGTAAAGATTAAAACCGTCAATTatgatatatgtatttttttgggacactttatagcttactgttcggtgtgagccatagCTCcggtgttgaaggccttactatgacctataatggttgacttttttacaaattgtgactagtATGGAGgatagaaaatgaataatattaatTGCTGATTCTTTGTCAAAATGTAGTAGATGTCATTCTATTATACCATAGACAcatattcataataaaatatattatgttaACAAGATATGAAAACAGATAACCTGAATCATTTGCGTACttattaaatcaaataaacaagAAAGTGCAAACTAATATTAACTATCTTTAACTTAGTGACCTGCATtacttatatattattatatagtaAGAAGAATGACAAgttttctatattaaaaaaataaacatgcttTTATAAATATGCTAAAACGATGACAATGTCTTTATGTAAAAGAAAGATTTGTGTCTTTAAACTGAGTGTATTTTTAATACAGACAAATTGTACCAATATGTCATCCCATTTGACGGATGTAGAGGACCAAGAAGAGGCTCTTTATTTTGCATCAGTGACGAACTTATTTATAGGcaagtatttttcaaaataatctcGTTCCCAATAACtcataatttgttattttgaaagctGCAAAAAACGTGGAATGATTAAATTGATAACATGAAGAATTTTCGTTGTCCATTTCCTCGTATAACTTTTTTTATCCCATTTCTCTCGTTCAATTTCATATCCATTTCTTCGTATACTTTTCATTTACATTTGGAATGCTCGTGATTCTTAACACATACATCATCTGTGTGTATGTGTGTTACTGGCGATCGGGAAACACTTACCATATCTAAATGTAGAGGACGACTGTTTGATATCTTGGGGTTGGGTGAGGGTGGCAGTAGTTCCAGAATTCATCCAGAGTAGATGATTTAATTATTGTACGTCCCTTTAAGTCTAGGATTATCATCATAAAAAGGTTAAGCTGCTGGTTTTAAAACTTTCTGAGCTTTCTTTTGAAAAGAGGTGGTAAGACCAATCCCCCCTGAGTTAATAACACTCGTGACTGATTCAAATGCAAATATAAATTCTTAAGAAGTGAACTTGCAATTCACGGGTTAGGTCTTTTAAACTAATCCGAAAacagttttaaagaaaaaaatactagaATTTCTTAGTAATTCGTAATGTATGGAATTTCTGTTTCAGGTGATGATGCATGGATAGGTGGAAGAGGAACAAATAGTAGTAACTTTAAGTGGTTTACTGGTGGACATGACAGTATTCCTAAGGTCATGAACTTTACATACTGGGCACAAGACAAACCTTCACCATTAAAAATTGGAAAACAATTAAATTCTTCCCCGCCAATACaaaattgtgttcatgtctggaaACAGAAGAATTACAAATGGAACAATGAACAATGCTCGAAAGAGAAACAATTcgtatgtaaatatgtatataaaaaataatcgCTAAAAAAACTTTGGTTGATTTATTATTGAATTATGGTATATAACCATTTAACTCTAAAATAGTGATAATATCTACTTATTTCTGTGAACTGAGAAAGAAAGTCTGGTAGTAATGAGTAAGCATGTCCTGGTAATTTGTTGGTGATGAAAAAGAATGTTCTGGTAATTTGTTGGTGATGAGAATGAATGGTAATTTGTTGGTGATGAAAAAGAATGTTCTGGTAATTTGCTGGTGGTAAGAAGAATTTCCTGGTAATTTGTTGGTGATGAGAAAGAATGTTCTGGTTATTTGTTGGTGATGAGAAATAATGTCCTGGTAATTTGTTGGTGATGAAAAAGAATGGTAATTTGCTGGAGATGAGAAAGAACGTTCTGGTAATTTGTTGGTGATGAGAAAGAATGTTCTGGTAATTTGTTGGTAATGAGAAAGAATGTCCTGGTTATTTGTTGGCGATGAGAAAGAAT includes:
- the LOC139525391 gene encoding perlucin-like protein isoform X2 → MVATSTCSIIKKRHLFCCCVCGFIFGCAATIGGIVGIVWYFQNSISNHLKKNNNGTQQMGCLKGWERYKGNCYFFSKSNMSWTDAQTNCTNMSSHLTDVEDQEEALYFASVTNLFIGDDAWIGGRGTNSSNFKWFTGGHDSIPKVMNFTYWAQDKPSPLKIGKQLNSSPPIQNCVHVWKQKNYKWNNEQCSKEKQFVCKYVYKK
- the LOC139525391 gene encoding perlucin-like protein isoform X1 codes for the protein MELYANTTEYNFDDPCYENGNTLKEKQKLRFVDYHENDTKTAPVSKRYKFVGNLYDTEENLKAERATRSVRTFSCCCCFLGFTLGCVFATGVCVLVYYFVLPYLVPSPKGTQQMGCLKGWERYKGNCYFFSKSNMSWTDAQTNCTNMSSHLTDVEDQEEALYFASVTNLFIGDDAWIGGRGTNSSNFKWFTGGHDSIPKVMNFTYWAQDKPSPLKIGKQLNSSPPIQNCVHVWKQKNYKWNNEQCSKEKQFVCKYVYKK